The Flavobacterium psychrotrophum region GTATTGATGCACAGTTCGAAAAAATATTAAAATTAGCAACAGCGGTTTTGTAATACTGCAGTGCATTGCCCAAAAGCCCCAAAAGCAATGAAACTCAAAAGTTACCAATTAGAAGATTTACTGGATCGTAAGCCTATACTGCTGGATAAAACATCTATATTTTCGCAATTAAGCAAAAAAACGATATTAATTACCGGTGCGGCAGGTTCTATAGGTAGTGAGATTGCCCGTCAGGTAATAAACTTTGGCCCATCTGCCGTTATACTGGCAGACCAGGCAGAAACTCCCTTGTTTTTATTAGGTTTAGAGATGGAAGCACTTTCTCCTAATGCTATGTTTTATTCTGAACTGATTGATGTTACAAGGGCTGAAGCTACAGAACAGTTGTTTGTAAAATATAAGCCGGATGTTGTTTATCATGCAGCAGCTTACAAGCATGTACAAATGATGGAAAAAAACCCGGCTCAGGCCGTTTTTTCTAATATAAGCGGTACACGCATTGTTGCAGACCTGGCAGGGAAATATGGGGTAAGTACTTTTGTAATGATTTCTACAGACAAGGCCGTAAATCCCGGTAATGTAATGGGAGCAAGCAAGCTGATTGCAGAAAAGTATATAAACGCACTACATGGTAAACAACTTGCAGATAATGACGGAAAGATAAAAACGCGCTATCTAATAACACGTTTTGGAAATGTACTGGGTTCTAATGGTTCTGTAGTGCCTGTTTTTGAAAAGCAAATACAAGAAGGGGGGCCGGTAACTGTAACACATCCCGATATTACCCGTTATTTTATGACGATTAAAGAGGCATGCCAGCTTGTGCTGGAGGCAGGGGCAATGGGCAGGGGCGGAGAAATTTATGTTTTTGACATGGGTAAGCAGGTACGTATTATTGACATGGTTTATAAAATGATACAAATGGCCGGCTTGAGACCCGAAGATGATATACAGGTGCGTTACACCGGTTTAAGACCTGGAGAAAAATTATATGAAGAGCTAATATCTGAAACATCTACAACATTGCCTACCCATAATAAGAGTATCATGATAGGTGTAGAAACGGCAGAACCGTATGATGCTTTTTTAGTTCAACTTAATGATTTACATGATATTGCAATAAAGGGTGTGCCGATGGATATTGTAAAGAAGATGAAGCATATTGTGCCAGAATTTATAAGTTCAAATTCAGTCTATGAAAACCTCGATAATACAAAGTAATACTGTTAAGAAATTTTATTTTATTTAATTTAAAAAAATTATATTTGCCACATTATGCTGGCTATATAGTATTTCAATTTATAAAAATTGGCATATCAATAGAAAAAACAACACCAAATGATCAAAAAAATCAGCTTATTATTTTTAATTGCTATTTCGTTGGCGTCATGCGCTTCTAAGGAAAAAATAGTGTATTTCAACGGAATCAACAGTGATCAAAATTTAGAAACTGCCCAAAGTAATTTTGAGACAAAAATTAAGCCGGATGATGCGCTTATGATTATGGTTACAGCACCTGATTTAAGAAGTGCAGAACCTTTTAATCTGCCTTTTGCAGCTGTTATGGGTACCACTACAGGGCTTACGCTTGATAATGTAAATGTACAGCCAAGGTACCAAACATATCTTGTAGACAGAAACGGGAAAATTGAGTTTCCGGTGTTAGGAACTTTATCTGTGGGAGGATTTACTAAAGAGCAAGTAATTACAGACCTTAATAAGCGCCTTGAAAAGTATATAAATACTCCTATAGTAAATGTACGTATTGTAAACTATAAGATATCTGTAATTGGCGAAGTAATTCGTCCAAATTCATATGTCATTCAGAGTGAGAGAATATCTGTGCCGGAAGCACTTGCACTTGCAGGAGATCTTACCATTTATGGTGAGCGTAGTGATATTTTACTTATAAGAGATTTAAATGGTGTAAAAACACACTATAGCATAGATTTGACTAAATCTGATTTTATAAATAGCCCTTATTATTATTTGCAACAAAATGATGTTTTGTATGTAAAGCCCAATAAAACTAAAATTAATTCCAGCGTTGTAGGTCCTAATACTACAGTTATTATATCGACTATTTCATTACTAATAACCGCCATAGCAATAATACTAAGATAAAATATATGCAAAATAATATTGATCTGACGCCCGAAAATGAGCCTGCAGAGTTTAATTTAATGGAAGTCATTGGGCGCTATTTGTATCACTGGAAGTGGTTTGTAGTAAGTACTGTGTTTTGCATAATCGCTGCTTTTGTATATCTCAGATATGCTACACCATTATACAGTATTAGTAGCACAATACTTATAAAAGATGATAAAAAGGGTGGTATAGCTTCAGAACTTTCAGCTTTTAGTGATCTGGGTTTGTTTAATAATATAAAAAGCAACGTAGATAACGAAATTGAGATATTAAGAACCAGAACACTTGTAAAGAAAACAGTAGAAGAGCTTGGCTTTAATGTTACTTACTCAATTCCGGGTAAAGTGCGTACTATAGAAGCTTATAAAGAATCGCCAATAAAAATAAATTTTTATAATACTGTAGAAGACTTTACTGAGCGTGATACTATTCTTTCGGTCAAAATTCTTTCATTATCAAAGTTTGAACTTATTGATCAGGAGGAGAATAGTAAAGGTGTCTATGATTTTGGAAAGGAATTATCAGGAGACCTTGGTAAGATGATCATTACCTCTACTCCGTTTCTTGATGAAAAATCATTTAAAACATTTAAAGACAGAACAATTATTGTTCATTTAATGGCTCTCGAAAAAGTAGCCTCAACTTATTTAGGCAAGCTTAACGTAGAGGCTGTTAATGAAAAAACCAGTAGTGTACTTAAGTTATCTGTTACAGATCAGGTAAGGGCAAAGGGTGTAGACTTTCTTACAATGCTTGTTTTTAAATATAACAAGGATGCTAAAGACGATAAGAACCTTGTAGCAAGTAATACAGATATTTTTATTAACCAGCGTCTGGACTCAATTAATGTTGAACTTGCCGATGTAGAGTCTGATGTAGAACGGTTTAAAAAACTAAATAAAGTTACAGATATTATATCAGAGGCTCAGCTTTTTTTAACTTCAGCAAATACTTACGATGTTAATTATGTACAGACTGAGACACGCCTAAGAGTTGTAAACTCTTTATTAGGGCTTCTTAATAGTGCTAAGAGCGACAACCAGACCCTTCCTGCAAATATTATTCCTGAAGGAAATACAGGAGATCTTATTTCGCAGTACAATGCAATGGTAATACGTAGAAATACTACTGTTTCAAGTGGTACTAAGGTAGAAAACCCTACTGTTGTAATTATGGACCAGCAGATTGCCGGTATGCGTTCAGGAATTATTGAAAGCCTTAATAATCTTAAAAGTTCACTTACCATAACCAGAAATGACCTTAAGAGACAGGAAAATTTTCTTGCAGGTAAAATAGGCGAAGTTCCACGCCAGGAGAGGCAGTTCAGGGAAATAGACAGGCAGCAAAAAGTAAAAGAGCAACTTTATCTATATTTACTTCAAAAAAGAGAGGAAAATGCGATTACACTTGCTGTTACCGCTCCTAATGCAAAAGTAATTGATGATGCCTATCCTGCACCATTTCCTATATCTCCTAAAAATAATATGATATACCTGTTTGCATTAGTAGCAGGTTTAGGTATTCCTCTATCTATTATTTATGTTATGGGTATTCTTGATACAAAAGTGCATGGGTTTTCGGATATTAAGAAGTTTAAAATTCCGTTTCTTGGCGATGTGCCAAAAGCTGAGTTTAATAGAGAGCTTATTAACCAGCACAGCCGCTCAAGTACAGCAGAGTCGCTTCGTATTATAAGGACAAACATTGAGTTTATGCTTGGTGATGTGCAGGATGGCAGGGCAAAAACTGTAATGGTTACCTCTACAATACCTAAAGAAGGTAAAACTTTTATCTCAGTTAACCTTGCTGCTACTGTGGCGCTTACGGGTAAGAAAACACTTTTGGTTGCTATGGATATCAGAAATCCTAAGCTTGATGAATATATTAAGGTTCCAAGCAGAGGACTTACAAACTTCTTGTCTTCTAAAGACACTAATGTAGATGACTATATCTTTAAACAAGAAGGTTTTGATAACTTTTATATTCTGCCTCCGGGGATTATTCCACCTAACCCTGCGGAATTACTTATGAATAAAAAGGTAGAGCAAATGTTTGAAAAGCTTAAGGCTGAATATGATTACATTATAGTAGATACCGCACCGGTAAGCCTTGTTACAGATACTCAGATATTAGCTAAGCATGCTGATTCATTTGTATATGTAGTACGTGCAAA contains the following coding sequences:
- a CDS encoding GumC family protein; the encoded protein is MQNNIDLTPENEPAEFNLMEVIGRYLYHWKWFVVSTVFCIIAAFVYLRYATPLYSISSTILIKDDKKGGIASELSAFSDLGLFNNIKSNVDNEIEILRTRTLVKKTVEELGFNVTYSIPGKVRTIEAYKESPIKINFYNTVEDFTERDTILSVKILSLSKFELIDQEENSKGVYDFGKELSGDLGKMIITSTPFLDEKSFKTFKDRTIIVHLMALEKVASTYLGKLNVEAVNEKTSSVLKLSVTDQVRAKGVDFLTMLVFKYNKDAKDDKNLVASNTDIFINQRLDSINVELADVESDVERFKKLNKVTDIISEAQLFLTSANTYDVNYVQTETRLRVVNSLLGLLNSAKSDNQTLPANIIPEGNTGDLISQYNAMVIRRNTTVSSGTKVENPTVVIMDQQIAGMRSGIIESLNNLKSSLTITRNDLKRQENFLAGKIGEVPRQERQFREIDRQQKVKEQLYLYLLQKREENAITLAVTAPNAKVIDDAYPAPFPISPKNNMIYLFALVAGLGIPLSIIYVMGILDTKVHGFSDIKKFKIPFLGDVPKAEFNRELINQHSRSSTAESLRIIRTNIEFMLGDVQDGRAKTVMVTSTIPKEGKTFISVNLAATVALTGKKTLLVAMDIRNPKLDEYIKVPSRGLTNFLSSKDTNVDDYIFKQEGFDNFYILPPGIIPPNPAELLMNKKVEQMFEKLKAEYDYIIVDTAPVSLVTDTQILAKHADSFVYVVRANYLDKRMLAISEALYRDKKLPNMAVLLNDTGGRAGYGYGYGYGYGYGYGYGYGYGYGPDVKKPKTWKDKLFGK
- a CDS encoding polysaccharide biosynthesis/export family protein encodes the protein MIKKISLLFLIAISLASCASKEKIVYFNGINSDQNLETAQSNFETKIKPDDALMIMVTAPDLRSAEPFNLPFAAVMGTTTGLTLDNVNVQPRYQTYLVDRNGKIEFPVLGTLSVGGFTKEQVITDLNKRLEKYINTPIVNVRIVNYKISVIGEVIRPNSYVIQSERISVPEALALAGDLTIYGERSDILLIRDLNGVKTHYSIDLTKSDFINSPYYYLQQNDVLYVKPNKTKINSSVVGPNTTVIISTISLLITAIAIILR
- a CDS encoding UDP-N-acetylglucosamine 4,6-dehydratase family protein yields the protein MKLKSYQLEDLLDRKPILLDKTSIFSQLSKKTILITGAAGSIGSEIARQVINFGPSAVILADQAETPLFLLGLEMEALSPNAMFYSELIDVTRAEATEQLFVKYKPDVVYHAAAYKHVQMMEKNPAQAVFSNISGTRIVADLAGKYGVSTFVMISTDKAVNPGNVMGASKLIAEKYINALHGKQLADNDGKIKTRYLITRFGNVLGSNGSVVPVFEKQIQEGGPVTVTHPDITRYFMTIKEACQLVLEAGAMGRGGEIYVFDMGKQVRIIDMVYKMIQMAGLRPEDDIQVRYTGLRPGEKLYEELISETSTTLPTHNKSIMIGVETAEPYDAFLVQLNDLHDIAIKGVPMDIVKKMKHIVPEFISSNSVYENLDNTK